The Euphorbia lathyris chromosome 2, ddEupLath1.1, whole genome shotgun sequence genome includes a window with the following:
- the LOC136216673 gene encoding pEARLI1-like lipid transfer protein 2 encodes MASKSVASIALLLTINLFFLTLVSSTHHKTPPCPPPPPKAPAKAPPPPPKAPAKAPPPPPSKASTPCPPPPPKASTPCPPPPPKAPSPPAKETCPIDTLKLGVCANVLNGLLGLVIGTPSKTQCCPLLDGLVDLEAPICLCTALKANVLGINLNVPISLSLLLNFCGKDVPAGFQCPTFPPKNQPIHILHLYKPLASFTSIHNSPFFPNQSVSMASKSVASIALLLTVNLLFFTLVASKHHHTTPCPPPPPKSPKPPKPPAPAKGTCPIDTLKLGVCANLLGDLLHLVIGTPPKKPCCPLLEGLADLEAAVCLCTALKANVLGLNLNVPISLSLLLNYCGKGVPAGFQCP; translated from the exons ATGGCTTCCAAGTCAGTAGCAAGCATTGCCCTTCTCCTTACCATTAACCTTTTCTTCTTAACTTTGGTTAGCTCAACCCATCATAAGACTCCACCTTGcccaccaccaccaccaaaaGCACCAGCAAAagcaccaccaccaccaccaaaaGCACCAGCAAAagcaccaccaccaccaccatcaaaagcaTCGACACCTTGcccaccaccaccaccaaaaGCATCGACACCTTGcccaccaccaccaccaaaaGCACCGTCACCACCGGCAAAGGAAACTTGCCCTATTGACACTCTAAAGCTAGGTGTATGTGCTAACGTATTAAACGGTTTACTTGGCCTTGTGATTGGCACACCATCAAAGACACAATGCTGCCCTCTTCTTGATGGTCTTGTTGATCTTGAAGCTCCCATTTGCCTTTGCACTGCCCTTAAGGCTAATGTTTTAGGCATCAACCTTAATGTTCCTATCTCCTTGAGCTTGCTCTTGAATTTCTGTGGAAAGGATGTTCCTGCTGGATTTCAGTGTCCT ACCTTCCCACCAAAAAACCAGCCAATCCATATTCTCCATCTATATAAACCCTTAGCCTCCTTCACCTCAATTCACAACTCCCCTTTCTTTCCAAATCAGAGTGTCTCAATGGCTTCCAAATCAGTAGCAAGCATTGCCCTTCTCCTTACAGTTAACCTTCTCTTCTTCACTTTGGTTGCCTCAAAGCATCACCACACTACCCCTtgtccaccaccaccaccaaaaTCACCCAAACCACCAAAACCACCGGCACCGGCGAAGGGAACATGCCCTATTGACACACTAAAGCTAGGTGTATGTGCTAACTTATTGGGGGATTTACTTCACCTTGTGATTGGTACACCACCAAAGAAACCATGTTGCCCTCTTCTTGAAGGTCTTGCTGATCTTGAAGCTGCTGTTTGCCTTTGCACTGCTCTTAAGGCTAATGTTTTAGGTCTTAATCTTAATGTTCCTATCTCCTTGAGCTTGCTCTTGAATTACTGTGGAAAGGGTGTTCCTGCTGGATTTCAGTGCCCTTGA